The genome window CCGCGCCGCTGGCGAACGGAATGGATATGCCAGGCGGGGATGGTCAGAAGCTGGCCGAAGCCCTGCGCACGCCGATCGACGACTTCGAGCTGTCAGTCCGCTCGGTGAATTCCCTCAAGAACTCCGGGATCCGTACATTGGGCGATCTGGTGAAGATGACTGAGGCTCAGGTTCTGCAGGTCAAGAACTTTGGCAAGAAGTCGCTGAACGAGATCGTCGACCTGCTCGAGAAACACAAGTTGAACTTCGGCATGAAGTTCGAGGAGACCGCCGACGGTATTCGCATTACCGACGCCGGAACGCCTCCCAACCGCAACGTACCAATTGTCGCAGCCGACGACGACGACGACGAGGAGTAAGAACAATGCGTCACCGCAAGACAGGCCGGTCGCTCAAGCGAACCGCTGAGCAGAAGCTGGCCCTTTTGAGGGGTCTCGCCATGGCGCTTATCGAGCGCGGCGCGATCGAAACTACCGAAGCGAGAGCCAAGGAGCTGAGGCCATTCGTGGAAAAGCTGATCACGAAGGCCCGCTCGGGAACGCTTCACGATCGCCGGCTGGCGGGACGTCATGTGCAGGTCCGCTCGCTCAACGATAAATTGTTTACGGAAATAGGGCCAAAGTTTGCAACCCGCGCCGGAGGGTACACGCGTATCCTCAAGACCAGTCACCGCAAGGGTGATGGCGCGGAAATGGCCCGCATCGAGCTGGTGGACTGATATGCCGATCAACAGAAGCCGCTGTTACGTTTGCGACAAGGGTGTGGCGTTCGGAAACAACGTTTCTCACGCGAACAACA of Gemmatimonadaceae bacterium contains these proteins:
- the rplQ gene encoding 50S ribosomal protein L17; this encodes MRHRKTGRSLKRTAEQKLALLRGLAMALIERGAIETTEARAKELRPFVEKLITKARSGTLHDRRLAGRHVQVRSLNDKLFTEIGPKFATRAGGYTRILKTSHRKGDGAEMARIELVD